Proteins encoded by one window of Rutidosis leptorrhynchoides isolate AG116_Rl617_1_P2 chromosome 7, CSIRO_AGI_Rlap_v1, whole genome shotgun sequence:
- the LOC139860000 gene encoding uncharacterized protein, which produces MLFCTINDFSAYGNLSGYTTKGKKACPICEENTHLIWLTNCKKLTFMGHQRELAENHPYRKKSDLFDGTIEDRKLPPPLDGETTLSKVENINVVLGKKGFGPPKGIWKKKSIFWKLPYWKHLRVQHCPDVMHIEKNVCESFIGLLLSIPRKTKDGIKIRTYMEIMNIRPELQPKDIEGYSANIRKLVSMKDLKLLGMKSHDCHILMTQMIPIAIRGILPNRIRHTITKLCLFFNIIHSKVIDPDVLDEYQRDIILTLCELKIYFPPSFFDVVVHLVSHIVGEIKACGPVFLRYMYPFERYMGILKGYVRNLNQPEGSIVEGNASEEVIEFCTNYMDRFKSAGIPQSQHEGRISGQGTLGRMTGYSNVADYHEAHFTVLQHTTSIDLYIQEHMSLLRQENQWLKDKVRRTLPNIDKTVEALGFAPKHVFQYQGYDINGYTFYTKDQDKKSKTQNSGVTVIASSTEFTIVNREERSRIAKKSHYGFIQEIWELHYGSYTIPLFKCKWVDNDRGVQVDEDGFTTVNLSTNGYNEEPFILAKIVTQVFFIEDPKDCRWHVVAWKTMDCWCRERC; this is translated from the exons ATGCTTTTTTGCACCATTAATGATTTTTCTGCTTATGGTAATTTGTCTGGATATACTACAAAGGGGAAAAAGGCATGTCCTATTTGTGAGGAAAATACTCACTTGATATGGCTCACAAATTGTAAGAAATTGACATTTATGGGGCATCAGAGAGAGCTTGCTGAGAATCACCCGTATCGTAAAAAGTCAGATTTATTTGATGGTACTATAGAGGATAGAAAGCTACCACCACCATTGGATGGagaaactacactctccaaagttgAAAATATAAATGTTGTGTTGGGAAAGAAAGGTTTTGGTCCTCCCAAAGGTATTTGGAAGAAAAAGTCTATTTTTTGGAAATTACCCTACTGGAAGCATTTACGAGTCCAACATTGTCCTGATGTTATGCATATTGAGAAAAATGTTTGTGAAAGTTTCATAGGGTTACTGTTGAGCATTCCTAGAAAAACAAAAGATGGAATTAAAATTAGAACGTACATGGAAATAATGAATATCAGACCAGAGCTACAACCTAAAGATATTGAAG GATACTCTGCTAACATTAGGAAGTTGGTTTCGATGAAAGATTTGAAGTTACTTGGTATGAAGTCACATGATTGTCATATACTAATGACTCAGATGATTCCTATCGCAATTCGTGGAATTCTACCCAACCGTATTCGACACACAATAACAAAACTATGCTTATTTTTCAACATAATTCATTCGAAGGTGATTGATCCTGATGTGTTGGATGAATATCAAAGAGATATCATACTTACTCTTTGCGAACTCAAGATATACTTTCCACCTTCTTTCTTTGATGTCGTGGTTCACTTGGTATCTCATATTGTAGGAGAAATAAAGGCATGTGGTCCAGTTTTCTTACGGTATATGTATCCATTTGAAAGATATATGGGTATCTTAAAAGGTTATGTAAGGAACCTTAATCAACCAGAAGGCAGTATCGTTGAAGGAAATGCATCCGAAGAGGTGATTGAATTCTGCACAAACTATATGGATAGGTTTAAAAGTGCCGGGATTCCACAAAGTCAACATGAAGGAAGAATTTCAGGTCAAGGGACACTTGGGCGCATGACGGGCTATTCAAATGTTGCCGATTATCACGAGGCACATTTTACTGTCTTACAACACACTACATCTATTGATCTGTACATACAAGAACACATGTCGTTGTTGAGACAAGAAAACC AATGGTTGAAAGACAAAGTTAGGAGGACACTTCCAAATATTGATAAAACGGTCGAAGCTTTGGGATTCGCCCCTAAACATGTGTTCCAATATCAAGGATATGACATCAATGGGTATACCTTTTACACTAAAGATCAAGATAAGAAGAGTAAAACGCAAAATAGTGGTGTCACGGTGATAGCCTCGTCGACGGAATTCACCATTGTCAATCGTGAAGAAAGATCAAGGATCGCTAAAAAATCTCATTATGGTTTCATTCAAGAAATATGGGAATTACATTATGGTTCGTATACTATACCCTTGTTCAAGTGTAAGTGGGTTGATAATGATCGCGGTGTTCAAGTTGATGAAGATGGTTTTACAACTGTTAATCTTTCCACCAATGGATATAACGAAGAACCATTCATTCTAGCAAAAATAGTTACTCAAGTATTCTTTATCGAAGACCCAAAGGATTGTAGATGGCATGTGGTTGCATGGAAAACGATGGATTGTTGGTGTCGAGAACGTTGTTGA